The Myxococcota bacterium genome has a segment encoding these proteins:
- a CDS encoding MFS transporter, with the protein MSPAPPDDASRPGSAPLAAPAGEPPPSSRYAHYVLGVLTLMYVFNYLDRWVLSILVEDIKAEFGSSDALMGFLLGPGFAVSYTLLGLPVARLADRHSRRVILSIAFVTWSAMTAVSGAARSMFELAAARIGVGVGEAGGTAPAHSVLADYFPPERRTFAFGVFQQGVSLGQLAGLLAGGWLATAFGWREAFYALGVAGVAGAALLFFTVREPVRGRFDGLAAHGADADATPGIVEVFRYLWQRRSFRGIAIGAGIASFGGTGFGVWMPVLLARVLGVPKLEIGLEFGVAAAASAGVGAIGAGWLTDRLVRRDVRWLMWMPAISVATSLPFLLGQSLAPTADVAIAMAIPSGLLGAGWAPAAYAAVQQLAPPRMRALAASVIVFFITLLGQGLGPQAVGWLNDAFAPRFGDAAIRASMCAVLASYVVAFAALVAGARSLPRDLAAARRT; encoded by the coding sequence GTGTCGCCCGCACCGCCCGACGACGCCTCGCGCCCAGGCTCCGCGCCGCTCGCCGCTCCCGCCGGCGAGCCGCCGCCGAGCTCCCGCTACGCGCACTACGTGCTCGGCGTGCTCACGCTGATGTACGTCTTCAACTACCTCGACCGCTGGGTGCTCTCGATCCTCGTCGAGGACATCAAGGCCGAGTTCGGGTCGTCGGACGCGCTGATGGGATTCCTGCTGGGCCCGGGCTTCGCGGTGTCGTACACGCTGCTCGGCCTGCCGGTCGCGCGGCTCGCCGACCGCCACTCGCGCCGCGTCATCCTGTCGATCGCGTTCGTGACGTGGAGCGCGATGACCGCCGTCTCGGGCGCCGCGCGCAGCATGTTCGAGCTCGCGGCCGCGCGCATCGGCGTCGGCGTCGGCGAGGCCGGCGGCACGGCCCCCGCGCACTCGGTCCTCGCCGACTACTTCCCACCGGAGCGCCGCACGTTCGCCTTCGGCGTCTTCCAGCAGGGCGTGTCGCTCGGCCAGCTCGCGGGGCTGCTCGCCGGCGGCTGGCTCGCGACCGCCTTCGGCTGGCGCGAAGCGTTCTACGCGCTCGGCGTCGCGGGCGTCGCGGGCGCCGCGCTCCTGTTCTTCACGGTGCGCGAGCCCGTGCGCGGGCGCTTCGACGGCCTCGCCGCGCACGGCGCGGACGCCGACGCGACGCCCGGCATCGTCGAGGTCTTCCGCTACCTCTGGCAGCGCCGCAGCTTCCGCGGCATCGCGATCGGCGCCGGCATCGCGTCGTTCGGCGGCACGGGGTTCGGCGTGTGGATGCCCGTGCTGCTCGCGCGCGTGCTCGGCGTCCCGAAGCTCGAGATCGGCCTCGAGTTCGGCGTCGCGGCCGCCGCGTCGGCGGGCGTGGGCGCCATCGGCGCGGGCTGGCTCACCGACCGTCTCGTGCGGCGCGACGTGCGCTGGCTGATGTGGATGCCCGCGATCTCCGTCGCGACGTCGCTCCCCTTCCTGCTCGGCCAGTCGCTCGCGCCGACGGCGGACGTCGCGATCGCGATGGCGATCCCGTCGGGCCTGCTCGGCGCGGGGTGGGCGCCGGCCGCGTACGCGGCCGTGCAGCAGCTCGCGCCGCCGCGCATGCGCGCACTCGCGGCCTCCGTGATCGTCTTCTTCATCACCCTGCTCGGGCAGGGGCTCGGGCCGCAGGCGGTCGGCTGGCTGAACGACGCGTTCGCGCCGCGCTTCGGCGACGCGGCGATCCGCGCCTCGATGTGCGCGGTGCTCGCCTCGTACGTCGTCGCGTTCGCGGCGCTCGTCGCGGGCGCGCGCAGCCTGCCGCGCGATCTCGCGGCCGCGCGCCGCACCTAG
- a CDS encoding nitroreductase/quinone reductase family protein yields MTGTDLVVRFGASKFGREVDVLVARATGHSLVNALFSRAYGAPYNKPLVLTTTGRRTGRARSVVLPFFAAGEGAGADPALARFPLAIVGSRGGTRVDPQWAHNLRATPEATVHIDRRAHRVRVHEATGDERERLWRDICARAPVYAEYQRRAKTRTIPVFVLSPAGDGAARA; encoded by the coding sequence GTGACGGGCACCGACCTCGTCGTGCGCTTCGGCGCCTCGAAGTTCGGCCGCGAGGTCGACGTCCTGGTCGCGCGCGCGACCGGCCACTCGCTCGTGAACGCGCTCTTCTCGCGCGCCTACGGCGCGCCCTACAACAAGCCGCTCGTGCTCACGACGACCGGACGCCGGACGGGGCGGGCGCGCAGCGTCGTGCTGCCCTTCTTCGCGGCGGGCGAGGGCGCGGGCGCCGACCCGGCGCTCGCGCGCTTCCCGCTCGCGATCGTCGGCTCGCGCGGCGGCACGCGCGTCGACCCGCAGTGGGCGCACAACCTGCGCGCGACGCCGGAGGCGACCGTGCACATCGACCGGCGCGCGCACCGCGTGCGCGTGCACGAGGCGACGGGCGACGAGCGCGAGCGGCTGTGGCGCGACATCTGCGCGCGCGCGCCGGTGTACGCGGAGTACCAGCGGCGCGCGAAGACGCGCACGATTCCGGTCTTCGTGCTGTCGCCGGCGGGCGACGGCGCCGCCCGCGCGTGA
- a CDS encoding TIGR03435 family protein yields the protein MPHPRPLRLAFPLFTPSVRTALLVGALALAAPLAPVVADAADAPADADAAATPAADAVKADSGGAAVKAARSAPDAPFAIRPSVQNEPRAQTDPASGDLVMIGYELSALLAQSTGVHPRDMIGEGGVDLGKRYDVLLRAGPQKDRNLREVFAAGVPAALGLELERRTEKVPVNRLRRRAGDPPLAPSTAPAPRAEVGKGRIAATRLPMAELVALLRWRSPRPVLDETGLTGAYDFVLEWDESAGTPALFYALQDVGLEIVPDEGEFAFLVVRPKP from the coding sequence ATGCCCCACCCCCGGCCGCTCCGGCTCGCGTTCCCGCTCTTCACCCCCTCCGTTCGCACGGCACTCCTCGTCGGCGCACTCGCCCTCGCCGCTCCGCTCGCGCCCGTCGTCGCGGACGCGGCCGACGCGCCCGCCGACGCCGACGCCGCGGCCACCCCGGCCGCCGACGCCGTGAAGGCCGACTCCGGGGGCGCGGCCGTGAAGGCCGCGCGCAGCGCGCCCGACGCGCCGTTCGCGATCCGCCCGTCCGTGCAGAACGAGCCGCGCGCCCAGACCGACCCCGCGTCGGGCGACCTCGTCATGATCGGCTACGAGCTCTCGGCGCTGCTCGCGCAGTCGACCGGCGTGCACCCGCGCGACATGATCGGCGAGGGCGGCGTCGACCTCGGCAAGCGCTACGACGTGCTGCTGCGCGCGGGCCCGCAGAAGGACCGCAACCTGCGCGAGGTCTTCGCCGCCGGTGTGCCGGCCGCGCTCGGCCTCGAGCTCGAGCGCCGCACCGAGAAGGTTCCCGTCAACCGGCTGCGCCGCCGCGCGGGCGACCCGCCGCTCGCGCCGTCGACCGCACCCGCGCCGCGCGCCGAAGTCGGCAAGGGGCGCATCGCGGCGACGCGGCTGCCGATGGCCGAGCTCGTCGCGCTGCTGCGCTGGCGCTCGCCCCGCCCCGTCCTCGACGAAACGGGGCTCACCGGCGCGTACGACTTCGTGCTCGAGTGGGACGAGTCGGCCGGCACGCCCGCGCTCTTCTACGCCCTCCAGGACGTGGGGCTCGAGATCGTTCCCGACGAGGGCGAGTTCGCGTTCCTGGTGGTGCGCCCGAAGCCGTGA
- a CDS encoding BamA/TamA family outer membrane protein: MRARRARRTRRAAPLAALLAALLAALLGASAADADAGADDARAEPADGRVADVALTGVAPADDDPDDPVDEDELRARLLTSDRGWRFWRERPAFDAAVLEEDVERVRRFYRSHGYYHVEVASRVAWNDERTRARVEIAIDPGAPTTLASFDLDLDAPGLDAEAREAVARAAALAPGGRFSPRRYERARDALLAALAERGHPRAGIEGGARVLLEERVAHVEWRVEPGPLVEVGEVRIEGLDRVDERHVRKALAKLGERGVRTGDRYAPSRLRAAQRAVADLGLFRSVAVRPVQPEGDALAAQDASAHATWPIEVAVQERPRRGIRLGGGYGTEDRFRVRGEWEHRNLFGEGERLEVSGKYSSLVAAGRVRYLDPSFIEPDVEAEIPVAFEHETEPAADVDRAWGAIELRVPVGGGVVARAGYRFERAEVVKRFADLRAFDPAAPLQPDTFLLGSATLGLRRIRVDDLLEPTRGTSFDLELRPTLRALGSDVDYLRWRASAKTYASWRRLVLALRFEIGAIHPLGGTGEFDVPVFERFFTGGSTSVRGYDYHLVGPLDAEGDPLGGLSWAEAAAELRFPIWDPVGGVVFVDAGDIERRPAHWGRDVFPGAGAGLRIATPVGPLRFDVAFPLDDGARIDRYEIHFSVGHAF, translated from the coding sequence GTGAGGGCGCGCCGCGCGCGCCGGACGCGGCGCGCCGCGCCGCTCGCCGCACTGCTCGCCGCACTGCTCGCGGCGCTGCTCGGCGCGAGCGCGGCGGACGCGGACGCGGGCGCCGACGACGCGCGCGCCGAGCCCGCCGACGGGCGCGTAGCCGATGTCGCGCTGACCGGTGTCGCGCCCGCCGACGACGACCCCGACGACCCGGTCGACGAGGACGAGCTGCGCGCGCGCCTGCTCACGAGCGACCGCGGCTGGCGCTTCTGGCGCGAGCGCCCGGCGTTCGACGCCGCGGTGCTCGAGGAGGACGTCGAGCGCGTCCGCCGCTTCTACCGCAGCCACGGCTACTACCACGTCGAGGTCGCGTCGCGCGTCGCGTGGAACGACGAGCGCACGCGCGCGCGCGTCGAGATCGCGATCGATCCCGGCGCCCCGACGACGCTCGCGTCGTTCGACCTCGACCTCGATGCGCCGGGCCTCGATGCCGAGGCGCGCGAGGCGGTCGCGCGCGCGGCCGCGCTCGCGCCCGGCGGCCGCTTCAGCCCGCGCCGCTACGAGCGCGCGCGCGACGCGCTGCTCGCGGCGCTCGCCGAACGCGGCCACCCGCGCGCGGGCATCGAGGGCGGCGCGCGCGTGCTGCTCGAGGAGCGCGTCGCGCACGTCGAGTGGCGCGTCGAGCCGGGCCCGCTCGTCGAGGTCGGCGAGGTGCGCATCGAGGGGCTCGACCGCGTCGACGAACGCCACGTGCGCAAGGCGCTCGCGAAGCTCGGCGAGCGCGGCGTGCGCACGGGCGATCGCTATGCGCCGAGCCGGCTTCGCGCCGCGCAGCGCGCCGTCGCGGACCTCGGCCTCTTCCGCAGCGTCGCCGTCCGCCCCGTGCAGCCCGAGGGCGACGCGCTCGCCGCGCAGGACGCGTCGGCGCACGCGACCTGGCCCATCGAGGTCGCCGTGCAGGAGCGGCCGCGCCGCGGCATCCGGCTCGGCGGCGGCTACGGCACCGAGGATCGCTTCCGCGTCCGCGGCGAGTGGGAGCACCGCAACCTGTTCGGCGAGGGCGAGCGGCTCGAGGTGTCGGGCAAGTACTCGTCGCTCGTCGCGGCCGGTCGCGTCCGCTACCTCGACCCGAGCTTCATCGAGCCCGACGTCGAGGCGGAGATCCCGGTCGCGTTCGAGCACGAGACGGAGCCCGCCGCCGACGTCGACCGCGCGTGGGGCGCGATCGAGCTGCGCGTGCCGGTCGGCGGGGGTGTCGTCGCGCGCGCGGGCTACCGCTTCGAGCGCGCGGAGGTGGTGAAGCGCTTCGCGGACCTGCGCGCGTTCGACCCCGCCGCGCCGCTCCAGCCCGACACGTTCCTGCTCGGCTCGGCGACGCTCGGCCTGCGCCGCATCCGCGTCGACGACCTGCTCGAGCCGACGCGCGGCACGTCGTTCGACCTCGAGCTGCGGCCGACGCTGCGCGCCCTCGGGAGCGACGTCGACTACCTGCGCTGGCGCGCGAGCGCGAAGACCTACGCGTCGTGGCGTCGGCTCGTGCTCGCGCTGCGCTTCGAGATCGGCGCGATCCATCCGCTCGGCGGCACCGGCGAGTTCGACGTCCCCGTGTTCGAGCGCTTCTTCACGGGCGGCAGCACGAGCGTGCGCGGCTACGACTACCATCTCGTCGGGCCGCTCGACGCCGAGGGCGACCCGCTCGGCGGGCTCTCGTGGGCGGAGGCGGCCGCCGAGCTGCGCTTCCCGATCTGGGATCCCGTCGGCGGCGTCGTGTTCGTCGACGCCGGCGACATCGAGCGGCGTCCCGCGCACTGGGGCCGGGACGTCTTCCCGGGCGCGGGCGCCGGCCTCCGCATCGCGACACCGGTCGGCCCGCTGCGCTTCGACGTCGCGTTCCCGCTCGACGACGGCGCGCGCATCGACCGCTACGAGATCCACTTCTCCGTGGGGCACGCGTTCTGA
- a CDS encoding translocation/assembly module TamB domain-containing protein produces the protein MPTTRRDDERAGPQDGAPTRARRAARALGYLLLAAVLALGAVALAITAVRSGVGRGALRETVEREVGDALGAELEIGELAGRLLPDARLRDVEMRVDGEPAIAFDELVLRFDVDTAVRDRRIAIRELELRGLRVRLARDADGGWNLARLGADGAEAPPAAPGAETGDATPVAAYLERARLVGARVELVLAPDRAPIAIDVDGELAELAWPLDADAIERLRARLVARIAPLATSAGDAGGAGGAIATGGAVDAGDAATGAAGARGDGDGALRVDVRDGLLTVAGEGLALPAPAAPDTVAARVDDDARAPLSDWWDGARDADAHVALRLARVDPEALLGDARFAGALDARVGLAISRRAGAHAAAVDLALAPGEVAGLRVEGGALRARATDASAWEVEALSLDAPPLRVRGSARGDDRALAALALDVDVDDLAALPEPALAAWLGADREPGSLAGAARLALRAHGALAAPVLALDADARGLRVAGLALGDVRAEASLAEPSGARGARRGAVDVHTSLARAVHADAVIAGDGVDRVQVDALDVDVARVAALAGGAVALRGAATLGLQLAHPLGDPTGALTLTWRDAAIEGVPLDGVFASARVAGGALDFDASLREVGERRVAIAARGEARWPAGGDTARLLRAETTRVAIEGRGLDVAIAAPLLPRTLRAPGGELDVDLAIAGGGTAPDVSGRVVLRDGGIDVPLARRRYAPIEGAFSLADGVVHVERLAIGLPKDRDGEGPERRGLATIEGDVALDGLVPSSLDLRADLDGFRLSSAPILTTDVRGRLAVHGPLDALAIEGDVRLEDASVRLPDEDDRALREIQVIAASSQDTAASEFAETRARDGAYARSRVDVRIRVPRNTWVRGRGAEVDLQGDVRLAKRPHDALRAVGEARVVRGSLDFQRKRFDLRRGVVTFDGGDDPGDPVIDFEGVHRVRDVNVVIEIAGRLSDPPQLVQLGGEPPMSRDEALAYLVFGRPIDELAQAERGQVQSAALSVAASLAAGEFGRLIADAGIVDTLDIEIGEDGSAQALRVGKYVGDRTFVRYGQTFGDQSEQELQIEYRFTRHLSVESQMSTTGEAGADLILRAEY, from the coding sequence ATGCCGACGACGCGACGCGACGACGAGCGAGCCGGGCCGCAGGACGGCGCGCCGACGCGCGCGCGGCGCGCCGCGCGCGCGCTCGGATACCTGCTCCTCGCCGCCGTGCTCGCGCTCGGCGCGGTCGCGCTCGCGATCACGGCGGTGCGGAGCGGCGTCGGCCGCGGTGCGCTGCGCGAGACGGTCGAGCGCGAGGTCGGCGACGCGCTCGGGGCCGAGCTCGAGATCGGCGAGCTCGCGGGGCGCCTGCTCCCGGACGCCCGGCTGCGCGACGTCGAGATGCGCGTCGACGGCGAGCCTGCGATCGCGTTCGACGAGCTCGTCCTGCGCTTCGACGTCGACACCGCCGTGCGCGACCGTCGCATCGCGATCCGCGAGCTCGAGCTGCGCGGCCTGCGCGTGCGCCTCGCGCGCGACGCGGACGGCGGCTGGAACCTCGCGCGGCTCGGCGCCGACGGCGCGGAGGCGCCGCCCGCCGCCCCCGGCGCGGAGACCGGCGACGCGACGCCCGTCGCGGCGTACCTCGAGCGCGCGCGGCTCGTCGGCGCGCGCGTCGAGCTCGTGCTCGCGCCCGATCGCGCGCCGATCGCGATCGACGTCGACGGCGAGCTCGCGGAGCTCGCCTGGCCGCTCGACGCCGACGCCATCGAACGGCTGCGCGCGAGGCTCGTCGCGCGCATCGCACCGCTCGCGACGTCGGCGGGCGATGCGGGCGGTGCGGGCGGTGCGATCGCAACGGGCGGTGCCGTCGACGCGGGCGATGCGGCGACCGGTGCCGCGGGCGCGCGCGGCGACGGCGACGGCGCGCTGCGCGTCGACGTGCGCGACGGGCTCCTCACCGTCGCGGGCGAGGGCCTCGCGCTGCCCGCGCCCGCCGCGCCCGACACCGTCGCGGCGCGCGTCGACGACGACGCGCGCGCGCCGCTCTCCGACTGGTGGGACGGCGCCCGCGACGCCGACGCGCACGTCGCGCTGCGCCTCGCACGGGTCGATCCCGAGGCGCTCCTCGGCGACGCGCGCTTCGCCGGCGCGCTCGACGCGCGCGTCGGGCTCGCGATCTCGCGCCGCGCGGGCGCGCACGCCGCGGCGGTCGATCTCGCGCTCGCGCCGGGCGAGGTCGCCGGGCTGCGCGTCGAGGGCGGCGCGCTGCGCGCGCGCGCGACCGACGCGAGCGCCTGGGAGGTCGAGGCACTCTCGCTCGACGCGCCGCCGCTGCGCGTGCGCGGGAGCGCGCGCGGCGACGACCGCGCGCTCGCGGCGCTCGCGCTCGACGTCGACGTCGACGATCTCGCCGCGCTGCCCGAGCCCGCGCTCGCGGCCTGGCTCGGCGCCGATCGCGAGCCGGGCTCGCTCGCCGGCGCGGCGCGCCTCGCGCTGCGCGCACACGGCGCACTCGCCGCGCCCGTGCTCGCCCTCGACGCGGACGCGCGCGGGCTGCGCGTCGCCGGCCTCGCGCTCGGCGACGTCCGCGCGGAAGCCTCGCTCGCCGAGCCGTCGGGCGCGCGCGGCGCGCGCCGCGGCGCGGTCGACGTGCACACGTCGCTCGCGCGCGCCGTGCACGCGGACGCGGTGATCGCGGGCGACGGCGTCGATCGCGTGCAGGTCGACGCTCTCGACGTCGACGTCGCGCGCGTCGCGGCGCTCGCGGGCGGCGCGGTCGCGCTGCGCGGCGCGGCGACGCTCGGGCTGCAGCTCGCGCACCCGCTCGGCGACCCGACGGGCGCGCTCACGCTCACGTGGCGCGACGCGGCGATCGAGGGCGTGCCGCTCGACGGCGTGTTCGCGAGCGCGCGCGTCGCCGGCGGCGCGCTCGACTTCGACGCGTCGCTGCGCGAGGTCGGCGAGCGGCGCGTCGCGATCGCCGCGCGCGGCGAGGCGCGGTGGCCGGCGGGCGGCGACACCGCGCGCCTCCTTCGCGCCGAGACGACGCGCGTCGCGATCGAAGGACGGGGCCTCGACGTCGCGATCGCCGCGCCCCTCCTCCCGCGCACGCTGCGCGCGCCCGGCGGCGAGCTCGACGTCGATCTCGCGATCGCGGGCGGTGGGACTGCCCCCGACGTGAGCGGTCGCGTCGTGCTGCGCGACGGCGGCATCGACGTGCCGCTCGCGCGCCGTCGCTATGCCCCGATCGAGGGAGCGTTCTCGCTCGCCGACGGCGTCGTCCACGTCGAGCGGCTCGCGATCGGCCTGCCGAAGGACCGCGACGGAGAGGGCCCGGAGCGGCGCGGCCTCGCGACGATCGAGGGCGACGTCGCGCTCGACGGCCTCGTCCCTTCGTCGCTCGACCTGCGCGCCGACCTCGACGGCTTCCGGCTCTCGAGCGCGCCGATCCTCACGACGGACGTGCGCGGCCGGCTCGCCGTGCACGGGCCGCTCGACGCGCTCGCGATCGAGGGCGACGTGCGGCTCGAGGACGCCAGCGTGCGCCTGCCCGACGAGGACGACCGCGCGCTGCGCGAGATCCAGGTGATCGCCGCGTCGTCGCAGGACACGGCCGCGAGCGAGTTCGCGGAGACGCGCGCGCGCGACGGCGCGTACGCGCGGAGCCGCGTCGACGTGCGCATCCGCGTCCCGCGCAACACCTGGGTGCGCGGGCGCGGCGCGGAGGTCGACCTCCAGGGCGACGTGCGGCTCGCGAAGCGGCCGCACGACGCGCTGCGCGCGGTCGGCGAGGCGCGCGTCGTGCGCGGCTCGCTCGACTTCCAGCGCAAGCGGTTCGACCTGCGGCGGGGCGTCGTCACGTTCGACGGCGGCGACGACCCGGGCGATCCCGTGATCGACTTCGAGGGCGTGCACCGCGTGCGCGACGTGAACGTCGTGATCGAGATCGCCGGACGTCTCTCCGACCCGCCACAGCTCGTGCAGCTCGGCGGCGAGCCGCCGATGTCGCGCGACGAGGCGCTCGCCTATCTCGTGTTCGGGCGCCCGATCGACGAGCTCGCGCAGGCCGAGCGCGGCCAGGTGCAGTCGGCCGCGCTGTCGGTCGCCGCGAGCCTCGCGGCGGGCGAGTTCGGGCGGCTGATCGCGGACGCGGGCATCGTCGACACGCTCGACATCGAGATCGGCGAGGACGGCAGCGCGCAGGCGCTGCGCGTGGGCAAGTACGTCGGCGACCGCACGTTCGTCCGCTACGGGCAGACGTTCGGCGACCAGAGCGAGCAGGAGCTGCAGATCGAGTACCGCTTCACGCGCCATCTGAGCGTCGAGAGCCAGATGAGCACGACCGGCGAAGCGGGCGCCGACCTCATCCTGCGAGCGGAGTACTGA
- a CDS encoding thioesterase family protein has translation MDLDDAPRAQAGAAPTRPAAASLLDDTRLERVRATTAAGASALYRGVLPRSWNAHVYPFGGVASAIALRAMREELGRPAHAPRTLTTLFASPVADGEIEAEVEVVRAGRGMSQLRATLRNVGSDEPGHVSMAVFGGARRGFSFTDVRPPDWVAPQDAAPPKEPPAEHARFRSPFFEQLEVRQWNVRSSWETGWEPGRARASRWMRYRVPPLREDGVLDPLAYVPVCDTMPPSVVQAVGPGGPTFFAPSCDLTVQIFRETRSEWLLADARTHWAGDGYASSTIDLWDVDRQLLARASQLMYLRLDAEA, from the coding sequence ATGGACCTCGACGACGCGCCGCGCGCGCAGGCGGGCGCCGCGCCGACGCGCCCCGCGGCGGCCTCGCTGCTCGACGACACGCGGCTCGAGCGCGTGCGCGCGACGACGGCCGCGGGCGCGAGCGCGCTCTACCGCGGCGTCCTCCCGCGCAGCTGGAACGCGCACGTGTACCCCTTCGGCGGCGTCGCCAGCGCGATCGCGCTGCGCGCGATGCGCGAGGAGCTCGGGCGCCCCGCGCACGCGCCGCGCACGCTCACGACGCTCTTCGCGTCGCCGGTCGCGGACGGCGAGATCGAGGCCGAGGTCGAGGTCGTGCGCGCCGGGCGCGGCATGTCGCAGCTGCGCGCCACGCTGCGCAACGTCGGCAGCGACGAGCCCGGTCACGTGTCGATGGCCGTCTTCGGCGGCGCGCGCCGCGGGTTCTCGTTCACCGACGTGCGCCCCCCGGACTGGGTCGCGCCGCAGGACGCCGCGCCGCCGAAGGAGCCGCCGGCCGAGCACGCGCGCTTCCGGTCGCCGTTCTTCGAGCAGCTCGAGGTGCGGCAGTGGAACGTGCGCTCGTCGTGGGAGACGGGCTGGGAGCCGGGCCGCGCGCGCGCGTCGCGCTGGATGCGGTACCGCGTGCCGCCGCTCCGCGAGGACGGCGTGCTCGACCCGCTCGCCTACGTCCCCGTCTGCGACACGATGCCGCCGTCGGTGGTGCAGGCCGTCGGGCCGGGAGGGCCGACGTTCTTCGCGCCGAGCTGCGACCTGACCGTGCAGATCTTCCGCGAGACGCGCAGCGAGTGGCTGCTCGCCGACGCGCGCACGCACTGGGCGGGCGACGGCTACGCGTCGTCGACGATCGACCTGTGGGACGTCGACCGGCAGCTGCTCGCGCGCGCGAGCCAGCTCATGTACCTGCGGCTCGACGCGGAGGCGTAG